The genomic DNA TTATTCTCCTGATGAGAAATCACCCGGAGTTCGTTTATTGTCTTTATGCCGCCACGGCCCTGGGGGCGATCATGGTGCCTGTCGATCCCCGCATAAAAGCGGAGAGACTTCAATTCCTGATAAAAGATTCCAAATCCCGGGGGATCATCCTGTCCAGCGAGTTTATAGACCATATCCAGGGGCTTCTTCAAGGCCTCCCGCAGGTCCCGGTGATCGGTGTGGCCTGTAAGCAGGGCTTCGAGGCGCTCGGGATGGGGGAATACCCTGATCTTAACGAAATCCTGAAGGGACCGGAAGTCCCTCCCCCTGATCAAAGGAACCAGACTCCTGATGCCCCGATTCAGATCATGTATACCTCCGGAACTACCGGGGACCCCAAGGGGATTGTCATCAGGGGAAGCCGTTTTACGAACTTTTCCATAATGGCCCAGCTCGTCTGGCAATACGGCCCCGAGGATAAACTTTATACCGGACTTTCGCTGACCCACGGCAACGCCCAGGGTGTGACTTTGATCCCTTCCTTATTTCATTCGATTCCTTCAGTCATCAGCCGGAAATTCACCAAAAGCCGTATATGGGACCTCTGCAGAAAATACGGGTGCACGAATTTCTCCCTGTTGGGAGGGATGATGATGGGAATTTACAGTGAAGTGCCGAGATCGGACGATGCCGATAACCCGGTGCGCGTGGTCCTGAGCGCCGGCACCCCCCGGGCTATATGGGAGGCCTTTGAAATGCGTTTCCAGGTGGTTATCCATGAATGGTACGGGGCCATGGAAGGGGGATTCGCCCACAGGCCGCCCGGTGTCGGACCGATAGGCTCTTTCGGCAAACCCGTCGAAGGGCTGGCGGAGATGAAGGTGGTCCGGGAGGATGACCGTGAATGCCTTCCCGGCGAAATCGGCGAGCTGATCAGCCGCGAGACAGGCCGGACTGTGGAAGTGGAATATTTCGGAAACCAGGAGGCCTCGGAGAAGAAAACCCGTGGAGGCTGGCTCCGTTCCGGAGACATGTGCCATCGGGACGAAGAGGGCTATTTTTTCTTCGATTACCGCAAAGGTGGGGGACTGCGAAGGGCGGGAGATTTCATCATGCCAGAACATGTAGAGGCCATTATCGCCAGACATCCGGATGTGGACGACGTCTGCGTCTACGGCATTCCGGCGGCATCGGGGGCCCCCGGGGAGAGCGATGTCGTGGCCGCTGTGGTCGCGGTCGAAACAGGTACCCTGAACATCCGATCGGTCTTCAGGCTTTGTGACGAAAATCTGGAAAGAAACGCCGTGCCTTCTTTTATTCAAGTCATCGGCGAAATTCCCAAAACGGCCTCGGAGAAAAACCTCGATCGGGTGCTGAGGGAACAATTCAGGAAGGATGGGGAGGATGTATACCATCTGGGGGATTATCTATAGAGTTCGGAGTTCGGAGTGAGCCAGTTTCATGCTTCGTCGGTGCCCAAACAGGCATGAGGATTTAATACGATAATAGAATTTGTTTAATGTAGCACAGCCGCCCTCGGCTGTTTCCACTAATGCCTCATTTTCATATTTCATGGTGTCCTTTGAGGCATAAGGGTTTAAAAAGGAGAATGGATCGTATGCGCAAAGTCAAGATTATCGGGGGGGCCATGACTAAATTCGGACGTCACCTGGACCGTAATTTAAAATCACTGGTTGAAGAAGCGGTCAGCGGCGCCTTGAAAGATGCCGGAGTGTCCAAAGATCAGCTTGAAGGGGTCTGGGTGGGCAATGCCTCCCAAGGCATCCTGCAGGGGCAGGAATCTATCAGGGGTCAGGTGGTCATGAGGGCCATGGGCATCGGCGGTATTCCGGTTATCAACGTTGAAAATGCCTGCGCCTCCTCGGCCACAGCCCTCCACGGGGCCAGGGCCATGGTGGCCCTGGGGGACATGGATGTGGCCCTGGTGGTGGGTATGGAAAAGATGTACTCGGAAGACCGAAGCAAAGTCCTGCCGGCCTTTACGGGGTGCATGGATGTGGAGATTCTGCCTCAGCTTATGCAGGCCTTCGCCGAGCAGGAGGAAAGGATCAAGAAGGAACAGATGATCCGGGGGGAAGGCCGGAAGCAGAAGTCCGGGCAGCGTTCCGTGTTTATGGATGTCTATGCCCTGAATGCCCGGAGCCACATGAAAGAGTACGGCACCACCCAACGGCAGTTGGCCGTCATCGCCTCGAAAAATCATTATCACTCCTCCATGAATCCCCTGGCCCAATATCAAAATACCTTTACCGTGGAAGAGGTCCTAGAATCCCCGGAAGTCACCTGGCCTCTAACCCGGCCCATGTGCTCACCCATCGGAGACGGTGCGGCTGCCCTGATCATCTGCTCGGAAGCCTTTGCCAGGAAGATAGGGGCTGCCTATGGTATCGAAGTGGCCGCCTGTATGTTGGCCAGTGGAGAGGACCCGGACCAGGAAAAAGGCGCCAGCACCCTTTCCCGTCTATCCAGGAAGTCTTATGAGAAAGCCGGCCTAGGGCCGGAAGATATCGACCTGGCCGAGGTCCACGATGCCACGGCCTTCGGGGAGTTGTATGCCAGCGAGGAATTGGGTTTTTGCCCTCTGGGCGAGGGCGGGGCCTTTGCCGAGGCCGGTCACAGCACCCTGGGCGGAAAGCTTCCCATCAATGTCTCCGGCGGCCTGGAATCTCAAGGCCATCCCATCGGGGCCACCGGTGTGCGGCAGGTGGTGGAGCTTTATTGGCACCTGGCCGGGAAAGGGCAGGCCGGCCAAAGGCAGGTCGAGGGGGCCAAGGCCGGACTGGCCCAAAATGCCGGTGGAACCGTCAATGGATCGGAGGGGGCCCTGTCCGTGACCATTTTGAAGAGATAAGGATCAAAAAACATTTTTACCGATTCAGAAAGGAAGAAGACCATGCCTCGAAGCTTCGAAGAACTCAAGCCCATGCTCCGACCTACGGGGGTCCATATGGGCGTGATGCGAGTGGATGCGGAAAAGTGCACCGCCTGCGGCCTGTGCCTCAGGAACTGTCCTTTCAAGTGCTGGGAGATGGGTGAAAAGGGGTTTCCCGTCATGAAGGCGGATAATGCCTGCTTTTCCTGTTTCAACTGCCTGGTAGCCTGTCCGACGGAGGCCGTTTCCATCGTTGAATCATACCATGTGGATGAAGGCTTTTTTGACACCTGGCTCCCCGTACTCAAAATGCCTCTCGAACCCAGGGATGCTGAAGACCGACCCGATGACTGGAACAAGGTGGAGCGGACCATCCTGGAGCGGCGCAGTGTGCGTAATTTCAAAGAAAATCCCATTCCCGAATCGCTGATACGGCGGGTCCTGGAAGCGGGACGTTTCGCCCCCAGCGCCGGCAACCATCAACCCTGGAAGTTCACCGTGGTCACGGACAAGGCCTTCATCGATCAGCTTGAGGAGGCCTGTTATGCTGTCTGGAACGGGATGTACCCCATGTTCCAGGATGACCAGACGGTCATGAACCTGGTAGATACTGTGCCGGTTGGGGCCTTCGATCCCCGGGTCCAGGGGGGAATAAGGTGCGTGATCCGAAAGGAGCTGCCCATCTTTAATAATGCCCCGGTGGTTATCTTCCTGGGTTGTCACGAAAATATGGCCTTTCCGGAGCAACATTCCGGCATCTGCGGACAGAACATGAACCTGTCTGCCAAGTCCCTGGGACTGGGTTTCTGCTGGAGTAATTTCGGATCGGCCGTCAATTTCATCCCGGAGTTGAAGTCCAGACTGGGCTTCGATGACCCCTGGCGGGTTTATTCGTCCCTGTGTCTCGGGTTCCCCAAATTCAAACAGGAAGGTCTGGTCCCCCGCTATTTCAGGCCCATAACCTGGTTTCGCCCCGGGACCGAGGGACCCCAGGTGGAGGGATAGTTCTATCAAAATGCAAGTTTCAAGATGCAAGATGCAGGTTTCAAAGCAGAGATGAACAGTGAACCGTATTTTCGAACTAAATTGCGAATCATTTTTTCCAATTAATCATACTTGCAACTTGGGACTTGAGACTTGAAACTATTTTTTCTTATTAAGAAAGGAGAAAGCCCATGGAATATTTAGATCTGGATCTCAATTTGACCGACAAGGATAGGGCCATCCGGCAAAGCGCCCATGAATTCGCCAAAGAGGTCATGCGTCCCATTGCCAAGCAGTTGGACGAGATGAAACCGGAGGAGGCCATCGCCCCCGGCTCACCCTACTGGGATTTTTTAAAACAGGCATATGAACTGGGATACCACAAATTCGGCCTTCCGGAACAATACTCGGGTATGAACACTTCATTGCTGCAAACCATGCTGATCGTGGAAGAACTGGCCTGGGGTAGCGCCGGTCTGGCCGTGGCCCTGGGCGTGGCCGGCATGCCGGCCCAGTTGGCTGCCCTGGCTCCGAATGATGACCTGGTAAAAAATATCATCGTTCCTTTTTGCGAATGCCGTGACGGCAGCATGCGGGGCTGTTGGGGCATTACCGAACCCGACCATGGCTCGGACACCCTGATGCCCGGTTATCCCAGTTTCCGGGACCCTAAAATCGAGGCCAACTGTCGGGCCCGGCTGGACGGCAATGAATGGGTGATCAACGGCCAGAAATCTTCCTGGGTGTCCTGCGGGACTGTTTCCACTCACTGTCTTCTGTACTGTCAGATCGATTCTTCCATGGGGCATGCCGGCAGCGGAATCTTTATCGTGCCGGCCGATCGCCCCGGTGTCTCCAAGGGCAAACCCCTGAACAAGCTCGGCCAGAGGGATGAGAATCAGGGAGAGATCTTCTTTGATGAGGTTCGTATTCCGAAATCGTACCAGATCTGCGGGCCGGAGGCCTATGAAGCCTTTTTGGAAGGCACCCTGGCCGGGACGATGTGTATGATGGGCATCATCGGAACAGCCATAGGCCGGGCGGCTTATGAAGAATCCCTGGCCTACGCCAAGAAACGGGTCCAGGGGGGGAGAACCCTGATCGATTATACCCACGTCAAAATGACCCTCTTCAATATGCTCCGGCGGGTCGAAGCCAGCCGTTATTTGACCCGGAACGCCTTCATCTATAACCAGACCGTGGCTCCACCGGCCCTGGAATATTCCCAAATGTCCAAGATCCAGGGGACTGAAACGGCCTTTAAGAACACTCATGAAGCCATCCAGATTTTTGGCGGGAACGGGCTGGCCAAAGAATTTCTGATCGAAAAACTTTTCCGGGATGCCCGGGCGACCCTGATCGAGGACGGATCCAATCAGATTATAGCCATCGCCGGAGGACACACATTAGCAGAAACGTATCCAAGAAGAAAATAAATTTGCAATTCGGATTTCGGAATAAACCGTTTTCATAAATCGTGGTGACTTAAACAATGTTCCGACATTCGTTTAAAAAATATTCATCAATTGTGGTGTAGTAATGCAGTTTCAAGGTTCACGCATGACGAACCTTGCACCTTGCACCTTGAACCTTTTTTCCCGAAAGTGTGAACAACCATGGCTGAGACGATCATTAAAGGGGGAAATTTTTTGTTCGATTCCGTTCATTCGGAGGATGTTTTCACCCCCGAGGACATGGACGGGGAACAGAAACTGCTTTCCCAGGTGACCGATGAATTTTTGCAGGGCGAGGTGGAACCCCGCATCAAGGAACTGGAGGCCGGGGATGAAGGACTGATGGTGGCCCTTTTCAAAAAGTCCGCCCCCCTGGGATTGCAGGGACTGGATATCCCGGAAGAGTTCGGCGGTATGGAACTGAAGGCCACCAGTTCTCTGATCGTTACGGAAAAGACGGCCTTAGGCGGTCCCTTCGGTGTGGCCAGCCTGGATCATACGACCTTTGCCACTTTGCCGATCCTTTATTTCGGGACAAAGGAACAGAAGAAGAAATATCTGAAGGCCCTGGCCGAGGCCGTTAAAATCGGGGCCTTTGCCTTGACCGAACCAAATTCAGGATCGGATGCCCTGAATGCCGGCACCACGGCCACCCTTTCTGAAGACGGCGACTATTACCTCCTCAATGGTGAAAAACAGTTTATCAGTAATAGTGCCTATGCCGGTCTTTTCATTCTCTTTGCCAAAATTGATGACAGAGATTTTTCGGCCTTTATCGTCGACCGGGATTCCGAGGGGCTGTCTCTGGGGGAAGAGGAGGACAAGATGGGTATCAAGGGCACTTCCACCCGAAGCGTCTTAATGCAGAATGTCCGGGTGCCCTGTCAAAACCTCCTCCTGGGGCCGGGGAAAGGGGCCCAGGTGGCCTTCAGCACCTTAAACCTGGGCCGTTACAAAATGGCCGGTCTGTGCCTTGGAAACGCCAAGCTGGCCTTGAAGGATTCCATCGGTTATGCCCGGAACCGGCTCCAGTTCGGCCGGCCTATTGCCGATTTCGGCCTCATCAGGGAAAAGATAGCGGAGATGGCGGTTCGTATATTTGCCGCTGAAAGCATGCTTTACCGGACGGCCGGGCTGATTCAGGAAGGACTTGAGGGAATGGATTTTTCCCTTGATCAGCCCGGGCCGGATCAGTCCGCAAGGCTCCAGAAATACGCTATGGAATGCTCCATCAATAAGATCTATGCCTCGGAGATGCTCCATTATGTGACCCATGAGGCGGTCCAGATCCATGGGGGCTATGGCTATATTAAAGACTACCCGGTGGAGCGGTATTACCGGGATGCCCGTATCAATTTGATTTATGGGGGGACCAACGAGATCAACCGCCTGTTGATTGCCCGCCTCCTTTTTAAGAAGGCCCTATCCGACGGCCTTTCTCTGACCGATGACCTGGTGCAGGCCCTTTCGGAAAAGAGAGGCCTGTCTGCCCCTTCC from Deltaproteobacteria bacterium includes the following:
- a CDS encoding thiolase family protein, with the protein product MRKVKIIGGAMTKFGRHLDRNLKSLVEEAVSGALKDAGVSKDQLEGVWVGNASQGILQGQESIRGQVVMRAMGIGGIPVINVENACASSATALHGARAMVALGDMDVALVVGMEKMYSEDRSKVLPAFTGCMDVEILPQLMQAFAEQEERIKKEQMIRGEGRKQKSGQRSVFMDVYALNARSHMKEYGTTQRQLAVIASKNHYHSSMNPLAQYQNTFTVEEVLESPEVTWPLTRPMCSPIGDGAAALIICSEAFARKIGAAYGIEVAACMLASGEDPDQEKGASTLSRLSRKSYEKAGLGPEDIDLAEVHDATAFGELYASEELGFCPLGEGGAFAEAGHSTLGGKLPINVSGGLESQGHPIGATGVRQVVELYWHLAGKGQAGQRQVEGAKAGLAQNAGGTVNGSEGALSVTILKR
- a CDS encoding acyl-CoA dehydrogenase family protein, which gives rise to MFDSVHSEDVFTPEDMDGEQKLLSQVTDEFLQGEVEPRIKELEAGDEGLMVALFKKSAPLGLQGLDIPEEFGGMELKATSSLIVTEKTALGGPFGVASLDHTTFATLPILYFGTKEQKKKYLKALAEAVKIGAFALTEPNSGSDALNAGTTATLSEDGDYYLLNGEKQFISNSAYAGLFILFAKIDDRDFSAFIVDRDSEGLSLGEEEDKMGIKGTSTRSVLMQNVRVPCQNLLLGPGKGAQVAFSTLNLGRYKMAGLCLGNAKLALKDSIGYARNRLQFGRPIADFGLIREKIAEMAVRIFAAESMLYRTAGLIQEGLEGMDFSLDQPGPDQSARLQKYAMECSINKIYASEMLHYVTHEAVQIHGGYGYIKDYPVERYYRDARINLIYGGTNEINRLLIARLLFKKALSDGLSLTDDLVQALSEKRGLSAPSGSDGLGLEEMAFRVEKAKGATLQAVKAVYDAYPEDLEEQQEVGGMIANILIEIFAMESSLLRILKITEKRKGEGAEIPEAISGVIVSEGLMKVRQYFKSLFSNLFQGDELKDRLTALRILSEPLPADLIGLRRKIAEAMIKTGRYFIV
- a CDS encoding acyl-CoA/acyl-ACP dehydrogenase, whose protein sequence is MEYLDLDLNLTDKDRAIRQSAHEFAKEVMRPIAKQLDEMKPEEAIAPGSPYWDFLKQAYELGYHKFGLPEQYSGMNTSLLQTMLIVEELAWGSAGLAVALGVAGMPAQLAALAPNDDLVKNIIVPFCECRDGSMRGCWGITEPDHGSDTLMPGYPSFRDPKIEANCRARLDGNEWVINGQKSSWVSCGTVSTHCLLYCQIDSSMGHAGSGIFIVPADRPGVSKGKPLNKLGQRDENQGEIFFDEVRIPKSYQICGPEAYEAFLEGTLAGTMCMMGIIGTAIGRAAYEESLAYAKKRVQGGRTLIDYTHVKMTLFNMLRRVEASRYLTRNAFIYNQTVAPPALEYSQMSKIQGTETAFKNTHEAIQIFGGNGLAKEFLIEKLFRDARATLIEDGSNQIIAIAGGHTLAETYPRRK
- a CDS encoding AMP-binding protein yields the protein MDMSQTRIPDFFPRELEAKAEENPDFKIMTFENGDYPDEVLTYADIVIKGRKMAGLLKDRGIKKGDTFILLMRNHPEFVYCLYAATALGAIMVPVDPRIKAERLQFLIKDSKSRGIILSSEFIDHIQGLLQGLPQVPVIGVACKQGFEALGMGEYPDLNEILKGPEVPPPDQRNQTPDAPIQIMYTSGTTGDPKGIVIRGSRFTNFSIMAQLVWQYGPEDKLYTGLSLTHGNAQGVTLIPSLFHSIPSVISRKFTKSRIWDLCRKYGCTNFSLLGGMMMGIYSEVPRSDDADNPVRVVLSAGTPRAIWEAFEMRFQVVIHEWYGAMEGGFAHRPPGVGPIGSFGKPVEGLAEMKVVREDDRECLPGEIGELISRETGRTVEVEYFGNQEASEKKTRGGWLRSGDMCHRDEEGYFFFDYRKGGGLRRAGDFIMPEHVEAIIARHPDVDDVCVYGIPAASGAPGESDVVAAVVAVETGTLNIRSVFRLCDENLERNAVPSFIQVIGEIPKTASEKNLDRVLREQFRKDGEDVYHLGDYL
- a CDS encoding nitroreductase family protein, producing MPRSFEELKPMLRPTGVHMGVMRVDAEKCTACGLCLRNCPFKCWEMGEKGFPVMKADNACFSCFNCLVACPTEAVSIVESYHVDEGFFDTWLPVLKMPLEPRDAEDRPDDWNKVERTILERRSVRNFKENPIPESLIRRVLEAGRFAPSAGNHQPWKFTVVTDKAFIDQLEEACYAVWNGMYPMFQDDQTVMNLVDTVPVGAFDPRVQGGIRCVIRKELPIFNNAPVVIFLGCHENMAFPEQHSGICGQNMNLSAKSLGLGFCWSNFGSAVNFIPELKSRLGFDDPWRVYSSLCLGFPKFKQEGLVPRYFRPITWFRPGTEGPQVEG